The following coding sequences are from one Buchnera aphidicola (Melaphis rhois) window:
- the ribD gene encoding bifunctional diaminohydroxyphosphoribosylaminopyrimidine deaminase/5-amino-6-(5-phosphoribosylamino)uracil reductase RibD has product MQYTIKKDIFYMKKAIKIAKKGILTTSPNPNVGCIIVKNNTIIGTGWHKKSGNYHAEIYALKEAGKHARGATAYITLEPCSHFGKTPPCCIQLIKSGISRVVISIIDPNPKVSGNGIRWLKKEGIIVIVGILSNESKNINQGFFQRMKTGIPWVKLKLASSIDGRTALKNGLSKWITSYKSRQDVQMYRIQSDAIISSSSSIITDDALLTVRYKQIKKFNNLHINNKSKIKQPLRVIIDSKNRVQPSHKCIQEPGKILLIRLKHDNNTWPKHVEQVILNNTTSQINLIELLKLLGTRQINTVWVESGASLSGAFLKLNIINELIIYIAPKVLGHCAKPLFVLENYKALSVVPKFSFKKIVKIGQDIKLILIKKLKRK; this is encoded by the coding sequence ATGCAATATACTATTAAAAAAGATATCTTTTATATGAAAAAAGCAATAAAAATAGCAAAAAAAGGAATATTGACTACATCACCTAATCCAAACGTTGGATGCATAATAGTCAAAAATAATACTATAATTGGAACAGGATGGCATAAAAAATCTGGAAATTATCATGCAGAAATATATGCTTTAAAAGAAGCAGGAAAACATGCGAGAGGAGCTACAGCATATATTACTTTAGAACCATGCAGCCATTTTGGTAAAACACCTCCTTGCTGTATTCAATTAATAAAATCAGGAATTTCTAGAGTAGTAATATCAATAATAGATCCCAATCCTAAAGTATCCGGAAATGGAATAAGATGGCTAAAAAAAGAAGGAATTATAGTGATAGTAGGGATACTTTCTAACGAATCTAAAAATATAAACCAAGGGTTTTTCCAGAGAATGAAAACTGGCATTCCTTGGGTAAAATTAAAATTAGCAAGTTCAATTGACGGAAGAACTGCATTAAAGAACGGATTAAGTAAATGGATAACCTCATATAAATCACGACAAGACGTACAAATGTATAGAATACAATCTGATGCTATTATTAGTAGTAGTAGTTCTATCATCACTGATGACGCACTATTAACCGTAAGGTACAAACAAATAAAAAAATTTAATAATCTACATATAAATAATAAAAGCAAAATAAAACAACCACTTCGAGTTATTATTGATAGTAAAAACCGCGTTCAACCATCACATAAATGCATACAAGAACCAGGAAAAATATTGCTAATAAGATTAAAACATGATAATAATACTTGGCCTAAACATGTTGAACAAGTAATATTAAATAATACAACATCACAAATTAATTTAATTGAACTCTTAAAATTATTAGGAACACGTCAAATTAATACAGTATGGGTAGAGTCAGGAGCATCTCTATCTGGAGCTTTTTTGAAATTAAACATCATAAACGAATTAATTATTTATATAGCTCCCAAAGTACTAGGTCATTGTGCTAAACCATTATTTGTATTAGAAAACTATAAGGCACTATCTGTAGTTCCTAAATTTAGCTTTAAAAAAATTGTTAAAATCGGACAAGATATAAAATTAATACTTATTAAAAAACTGAAAAGGAAGTAA
- the recD gene encoding exodeoxyribonuclease V subunit alpha, protein MKIIYLLKQAIQKNIITPLDLYFSIAIHEKNNVSSQTLLLSVCVHYFIRIGHTCLPITTLKNQKVFNTTKNKILINAIWKEAKLLKKLRLATLNNKIISNGFYPTPLVFYKEKIYFHKTWIAEKKVFNFISQSNNYNTTKLHHNKKKIMSLLHQKTENLQKIAIILSIINKITFIIGGPGTGKTTIVAKILIAITIMSNKKLNIQLTAPTGKAANNLTESVRKSISQLSPLYKKNISISSAITLHRLLKISSEYNSYSEKIHHSLNIDVLIIDESSMIDLFTMEKLIDNIPKTTKIIFLGDHYQLPSINCGHILKDIFSYYQEGYSECIIKKINLFNVFDINKVKNYKFSNINNKICILKKNYRFKTQSNIAKISTEIQKNKLNNLKKLFQNIYKDIKFFPLNTVKDYEEMILNLTLNYTDYWNSLKQNANPKDIISIFNNCRLMCILKNSCFGVKRLNLELENEMKRRGLIKYITVNKKNVYFGQPILILKNDYSIKLYNGDIGIIMYDDKKVLKACFYIQNKNKIKFIPINLLPKFQTSWAITVHKSQGSEFLHAILVLPNIYSCVLTKELIYTAVTRAKQKLTIYSSKKIFIKSIKNETKRYSGLSINERIY, encoded by the coding sequence ATGAAAATTATATATTTATTAAAACAGGCTATTCAAAAAAATATAATAACTCCATTAGACCTATATTTTTCCATTGCTATACATGAAAAAAATAATGTATCATCACAAACACTATTATTATCTGTTTGTGTTCATTATTTTATTCGAATAGGTCATACCTGCCTACCTATTACAACATTGAAAAATCAAAAAGTATTTAACACAACAAAAAATAAAATATTAATTAACGCAATCTGGAAAGAAGCAAAATTATTAAAAAAATTAAGACTAGCAACATTAAACAATAAAATAATCAGCAATGGGTTTTATCCAACACCCTTAGTTTTTTACAAAGAAAAAATATATTTTCATAAAACATGGATAGCAGAAAAAAAGGTTTTTAATTTTATATCACAATCAAATAACTATAATACGACAAAGCTTCACCATAATAAAAAGAAAATAATGTCTTTATTACATCAAAAAACTGAAAATTTACAAAAAATTGCAATAATATTGTCAATAATTAATAAAATAACGTTTATAATAGGAGGCCCAGGAACTGGAAAAACTACGATAGTTGCTAAGATACTGATAGCTATTACTATAATGTCTAATAAGAAATTAAATATTCAATTAACAGCACCAACAGGAAAAGCTGCAAATAATTTAACCGAAAGCGTAAGAAAATCTATATCGCAATTATCACCTTTATACAAAAAAAATATATCAATCAGTTCTGCAATTACTTTACATCGTCTTTTAAAAATCAGTTCAGAATATAATTCATATTCCGAAAAAATACATCACTCTTTAAATATAGATGTATTGATTATAGACGAATCATCTATGATTGATCTTTTTACTATGGAAAAATTAATCGATAATATACCAAAAACGACTAAAATTATATTTTTAGGTGATCACTATCAGCTACCATCAATAAACTGCGGACATATTTTAAAAGATATATTTAGTTATTACCAAGAAGGATATAGTGAATGTATTATAAAAAAAATTAATCTCTTCAATGTTTTCGATATTAATAAAGTTAAAAACTATAAATTTTCTAATATAAATAATAAGATATGTATCTTAAAAAAAAATTATCGTTTTAAAACTCAATCAAATATTGCTAAAATATCTACTGAAATTCAAAAAAACAAATTAAATAATCTCAAAAAACTATTTCAAAATATCTATAAAGACATTAAGTTTTTTCCTTTAAATACTGTCAAAGATTATGAAGAAATGATTTTAAATTTAACTTTAAATTATACAGATTATTGGAACAGCTTGAAACAAAATGCAAATCCTAAAGATATCATATCTATTTTTAACAATTGTAGATTAATGTGCATTTTAAAAAATAGCTGCTTTGGAGTAAAAAGACTAAATTTAGAATTAGAAAATGAAATGAAAAGAAGAGGATTAATTAAATATATTACAGTTAATAAAAAAAATGTATATTTCGGGCAACCTATACTGATTTTAAAAAATGATTATTCTATTAAATTATATAATGGAGATATTGGCATTATTATGTATGACGATAAAAAAGTTTTAAAAGCATGTTTTTATATTCAAAATAAAAATAAAATTAAATTTATACCCATTAATTTACTACCAAAATTTCAAACCAGTTGGGCAATTACAGTTCATAAATCTCAAGGATCAGAATTTTTACACGCAATTTTAGTATTACCTAATATTTATTCATGCGTTTTAACTAAAGAATTAATTTATACAGCAGTTACTAGAGCAAAACAAAAACTAACTATATATAGTAGCAAAAAAATATTTATTAAATCAATAAAAAATGAGACTAAGCGATATAGCGGGTTATCTATAAATGAGCGTATTTATTAA
- the recB gene encoding exodeoxyribonuclease V subunit beta, whose protein sequence is MQQRKKKQEIFEFDDLIQSLYKILNKKNENISKIIKQKYPILLIDEFQDTNRHQYKIFEKIYKSQEDTCILMSDPKQAIYSFRGADISYYLKVKKRIKKHYQLNINWRSSKEMVESINLLFLRIKNVFLLPNIDFIPTKSSYQEKQIEFKINGILQPAIRFLFNDKPIINKNEYENWISKACVNYISFWINEGKKENAIIIKNNKAKFISAKDICILVNNKRESSIIKEALHASNIPTTFLSQKTSVFHSIEALELLWIFQAILNPKNEFILKRALSTSIISNNSYDIDILTNKYSTWSNVINEFSEYLMIWENIGIENVIYKIIKNYKISENNHVPNITNILHIGELLEKQFNKTKKKYILIFWLEKKIEKKQDIPDTDYIRSRNNKNCIKITTIHKSKGLEYPITCIPFSITPYNFCSDIDSTNNTMSNITTRKKILSENMRLLYVALTRAIVHCCIGIASIQNDKILKKNNYSNIYNNALKYVIQLGTECNSKQLNIILKKISYNQNIEVNSIIPHFSTISTNYTENKINANTKKLTRILEYNYDITSYSKLKKNYGLLTFPKKSHITCVHKNIKINSKEKNKNVTPHSLPKGNIFGIFIHKILKNINFHEIINQNWISNQLEKNNFNKTWDVVLKNWINTILNTPLNHSNLVLSQLHPKNYIKELEFFLPIKNKITDMRLNKIVNMFNPILNTTKKICFDPIKGILVGSIDLIFRWKKKYYLVDYKSNWLGHSISDYSKKSIHHAITTNFYDLQYQLYSVALHRYLSQRIKNYTLNKYFGGIYILFLRAMDNTNSQQGLFFTLPESKIIKDLNDLFK, encoded by the coding sequence ATTCAACAAAGAAAAAAAAAACAAGAAATATTTGAATTTGACGATTTAATTCAATCTCTCTATAAAATTTTAAATAAAAAAAATGAAAATATCTCAAAGATTATTAAGCAAAAGTATCCAATATTACTTATTGACGAATTTCAAGATACTAATCGTCATCAATATAAAATATTTGAAAAAATTTACAAATCCCAAGAAGATACATGCATTTTAATGAGTGACCCAAAACAAGCTATTTACAGCTTTAGAGGGGCTGATATCTCATATTACTTAAAAGTTAAAAAAAGAATAAAAAAACATTATCAGCTTAATATTAACTGGCGATCTTCTAAAGAAATGGTAGAAAGCATAAATTTATTATTTTTAAGAATAAAAAATGTTTTTCTTCTACCAAATATTGATTTTATTCCAACAAAATCAAGTTATCAAGAAAAACAAATAGAGTTTAAAATAAATGGAATACTTCAACCAGCAATACGTTTTTTGTTTAATGATAAACCAATAATAAATAAAAATGAATACGAAAATTGGATTTCTAAAGCTTGTGTAAACTACATTTCATTTTGGATTAATGAAGGAAAAAAAGAAAATGCTATTATTATAAAAAATAACAAAGCCAAATTCATATCTGCAAAAGATATTTGTATATTAGTAAACAACAAAAGAGAATCATCTATTATAAAAGAAGCACTACACGCATCCAATATCCCCACGACATTTCTATCTCAAAAAACAAGTGTATTTCATAGCATTGAAGCATTAGAACTATTATGGATTTTTCAAGCTATTTTAAATCCAAAAAACGAATTCATATTAAAACGTGCTTTATCAACTTCAATTATATCTAATAATAGTTATGATATCGATATTCTTACAAATAAATATTCAACATGGTCTAACGTAATCAATGAATTCTCTGAATATCTAATGATTTGGGAAAATATTGGTATTGAAAATGTTATTTATAAAATAATAAAAAATTACAAAATAAGTGAAAATAATCATGTCCCTAATATTACCAATATACTTCATATTGGAGAACTACTAGAGAAACAATTTAATAAAACTAAAAAAAAATATATCTTAATATTTTGGTTAGAAAAAAAAATAGAAAAAAAACAAGATATTCCCGATACAGATTATATAAGATCAAGGAACAACAAGAATTGTATAAAAATTACTACTATTCATAAATCAAAAGGATTAGAATATCCAATAACATGCATTCCTTTTTCTATAACTCCTTATAATTTTTGCTCAGATATAGACAGTACTAACAATACTATGTCAAATATTACAACGAGAAAAAAAATACTATCAGAAAACATGCGTCTTTTGTATGTAGCATTAACTAGAGCAATTGTTCACTGTTGTATTGGGATTGCATCTATACAAAACGATAAAATACTAAAAAAAAATAATTATTCTAATATTTATAACAACGCTCTAAAGTATGTAATTCAATTAGGAACAGAGTGCAATTCTAAACAATTAAATATAATACTTAAAAAAATAAGCTATAATCAAAATATAGAAGTAAATTCTATAATACCACACTTTAGTACTATCAGTACAAACTATACTGAAAATAAAATAAATGCAAATACTAAAAAATTAACTAGAATACTAGAATATAACTATGACATAACTAGCTATTCTAAATTAAAAAAAAACTATGGCTTATTAACATTTCCAAAAAAAAGTCATATTACATGTGTACACAAAAATATAAAAATCAATTCTAAGGAAAAAAACAAAAATGTAACACCACATTCTCTTCCAAAAGGAAATATTTTTGGTATATTTATACATAAAATTTTAAAAAATATTAACTTTCATGAAATAATAAATCAAAACTGGATATCTAATCAACTCGAAAAAAATAACTTTAATAAAACCTGGGATGTAGTACTAAAGAACTGGATTAACACAATTCTAAATACACCATTGAATCATTCCAATCTCGTATTGTCACAACTACATCCAAAAAATTATATAAAAGAACTAGAATTTTTTTTACCCATAAAAAATAAAATAACAGATATGAGATTAAATAAAATTGTTAATATGTTTAATCCAATCCTAAATACAACAAAAAAAATATGTTTCGATCCTATAAAAGGAATACTAGTAGGATCAATAGATTTAATTTTTAGATGGAAAAAAAAATATTATTTAGTTGACTATAAATCTAATTGGCTAGGTCATTCAATATCTGACTATAGTAAAAAATCGATACATCATGCAATCACTACAAACTTTTATGATCTACAATATCAATTGTATAGTGTAGCTTTACATAGATACTTAAGCCAACGTATTAAAAATTACACTTTAAATAAATATTTCGGAGGAATTTATATTCTTTTTTTAAGAGCTATGGATAATACTAACTCACAACAGGGTTTATTCTTTACATTACCTGAATCAAAAATCATAAAAGATCTAAATGACCTTTTTAAATAA
- the ribE gene encoding 6,7-dimethyl-8-ribityllumazine synthase → MKIIKETTLTKKAKIAIIISRFNHFINQNLLNGALDVLQRIGQVKKRNITVIYVPGTFEIPIIADILASKKQHDAIVVLGTIIKGGTKHFSILSKEVSKKISNISTKYRIPIAFGIIIANDIKQAIERSGTKMGNKGSESALVVLEMINIINKIIK, encoded by the coding sequence ATGAAAATTATAAAAGAAACTACTTTAACAAAAAAAGCAAAAATTGCTATAATCATTAGCAGATTTAATCACTTTATTAATCAAAATCTATTGAATGGAGCACTCGACGTTCTTCAAAGAATTGGACAAGTAAAAAAGAGGAATATAACTGTAATATATGTTCCTGGAACATTTGAAATACCTATAATCGCTGATATATTAGCGAGCAAAAAACAACACGATGCTATTGTTGTATTAGGGACAATCATTAAAGGAGGAACTAAACACTTTTCTATTTTATCCAAAGAAGTAAGTAAAAAAATTTCTAATATTAGTACTAAATATAGAATTCCTATTGCTTTTGGCATTATCATCGCAAATGACATTAAACAAGCTATCGAAAGATCGGGAACTAAGATGGGCAACAAAGGATCAGAATCAGCATTGGTAGTATTAGAAATGATAAATATTATTAATAAGATAATAAAATAA
- the mltA gene encoding murein transglycosylase A yields MKKKIRIITILLLTLINLYASKNIHSKIIYNTQTQSNYDNIWKKDLNASIKQEINNRKEFLIQIKKIKKFSPSLYKSNMRLYQSINNWLKLNSKIKQLKSFEIQLYKLKNLNNYGNIKITSYYTPIINARKTPNETFKYPIYSIPHLSKKYKRLPNRRDIYHGILKKKHILAYSNSLIDNFIMDVQGSGIINYGLNKPLMLFKYTGENNWPYTSIGNILIRNGSIKKENMSIKSIRDWSKKHVQSEVKHVLEQNNSFVFFKPMKYKSICGASAVPLIPKTSIASDRRVIKPGDIILAEIPILNEFGKFTYTYETKLLISLDVGGAIKGQKIDIYQGIGEKAGIIAGFYNHYGRVWILKHK; encoded by the coding sequence ATGAAAAAAAAAATTAGAATAATAACGATACTACTATTAACACTAATAAATTTATATGCATCTAAAAATATCCACAGTAAAATTATCTACAATACACAAACTCAAAGTAATTATGATAATATATGGAAAAAAGATCTTAACGCGTCTATTAAACAAGAAATTAATAATAGAAAGGAATTCCTTATACAAATAAAAAAAATAAAAAAATTTTCCCCTTCTTTATACAAAAGTAATATGCGTCTATACCAATCAATTAACAATTGGTTAAAATTAAATAGTAAAATTAAACAATTAAAATCGTTTGAAATACAGTTATATAAATTAAAAAACTTAAATAATTACGGAAATATAAAAATTACAAGTTACTACACACCAATTATTAATGCTAGAAAAACACCAAATGAGACATTTAAATATCCAATTTATAGTATACCTCATCTTTCAAAAAAATATAAACGTTTACCAAATAGAAGAGATATCTATCATGGTATACTAAAAAAAAAACATATTTTAGCATATAGTAACTCTCTCATCGATAATTTTATTATGGACGTTCAAGGAAGTGGAATTATTAATTATGGACTAAATAAACCTTTGATGCTGTTTAAATACACGGGGGAAAATAACTGGCCTTATACTAGTATTGGAAATATTTTAATTAGAAATGGATCTATTAAAAAAGAAAACATGTCTATTAAATCAATTAGAGACTGGAGCAAGAAACATGTACAATCGGAAGTAAAACATGTATTAGAACAAAATAATTCATTCGTATTTTTTAAACCAATGAAATATAAATCAATTTGTGGTGCTAGTGCTGTCCCATTAATTCCAAAAACCTCTATAGCATCAGATCGAAGAGTAATTAAACCAGGTGATATTATACTCGCAGAAATACCTATATTAAATGAATTTGGAAAATTTACTTATACATATGAAACTAAACTTTTAATATCGTTAGATGTAGGAGGAGCAATTAAAGGACAAAAAATAGATATCTATCAAGGAATAGGGGAAAAAGCTGGTATTATAGCTGGATTTTATAATCACTATGGACGTGTATGGATTTTAAAACATAAATAA
- the dxs gene encoding 1-deoxy-D-xylulose-5-phosphate synthase produces the protein MSFNYIKYPTLYLANSVQKLKLLPLYKLPQLCNELRQYLLETISKSSGHLSSSLGVVEITVALHYVLNTPFDNLIWDVGHQTYPHKILTGRRDNIINIRKRNGIRSFPCREESKYDVFGVGHASTSISSGVGMAIASKKEKKGRRTICVIGDGAITAGMAFEAINHAGNSNINLLVILNHNSMSISKNVGALNNLFSKIVLNHDVITRYKSKNGFGISSDFLNNDEIYQKKYLEDIKSSNTFFDSLGFRYFGPVDGHDVFLLIDVISRLNTQKYTNLLHIITKKGKGYVPAELNPTKWHSVPKFNIITGKMYKKIQDVPTYSEIFGYWLCITAKIDKKLIGITPAMTEGSGMVNFSKNFPDQYFDVAIAEQHAVTFSAGLAISGYRPVLSIYSTFLQRAYDQVIHDVALQKLPVLFAIDRAGIIGQDGETHQGLFDLTYLRCIPNIIIMTPSNENECLQMLYTGYHYRKGPSAVRYPRGIGIGTTLQSMRSIPIGKGILTRLGKNTAILNFGPLYIFAEQVAIKLDFTLVDMRFVKPLDVNLILNLTKCHNFFVTLEEGMISGGAGSSINEFLMNEKISIPVLNIGIPDTFIPQGTQTEIRSECKLDANGILEKILLWLNK, from the coding sequence ATGAGTTTTAATTATATAAAGTATCCAACATTATATTTAGCTAATTCTGTACAGAAATTAAAACTATTACCTTTGTATAAATTGCCTCAGTTGTGTAACGAATTACGTCAATATTTGCTAGAAACTATTAGTAAGTCTAGTGGGCATTTGTCTTCTAGTTTAGGAGTAGTAGAGATAACGGTAGCGCTTCATTATGTTCTTAATACTCCATTTGATAATTTAATATGGGATGTTGGTCACCAGACGTATCCTCACAAAATTTTAACCGGTAGGAGAGATAATATTATAAATATTCGTAAAAGAAATGGAATACGTTCTTTTCCTTGTAGAGAAGAAAGTAAGTACGACGTTTTTGGCGTAGGTCATGCTTCAACTTCAATTAGTTCAGGAGTAGGAATGGCTATTGCTTCAAAGAAAGAAAAAAAAGGTAGACGAACTATTTGTGTGATTGGAGATGGTGCTATTACCGCTGGTATGGCGTTTGAAGCAATTAATCATGCTGGAAATAGTAACATTAATTTATTAGTAATATTAAATCATAATAGTATGTCTATTTCTAAGAACGTTGGTGCTTTAAATAATCTTTTTTCTAAAATCGTATTAAATCATGATGTGATAACAAGATATAAATCAAAAAATGGATTTGGTATAAGTTCTGACTTTTTAAATAACGATGAAATATATCAAAAAAAGTATTTAGAGGATATAAAATCGTCTAATACTTTTTTTGATAGTTTAGGGTTTAGATATTTTGGACCTGTAGATGGACATGATGTATTTTTGTTAATTGATGTCATCAGTAGATTAAATACTCAAAAATATACTAATCTATTACATATAATAACTAAAAAAGGTAAAGGGTATGTACCTGCTGAATTAAATCCTACAAAATGGCACTCTGTTCCTAAATTTAATATTATTACAGGTAAAATGTATAAAAAAATACAAGATGTTCCTACTTATTCTGAAATTTTCGGATATTGGTTATGTATTACGGCCAAGATAGATAAAAAGTTAATAGGCATTACACCCGCTATGACAGAGGGGTCAGGTATGGTTAACTTTTCTAAGAATTTCCCTGACCAATATTTTGATGTAGCTATAGCAGAACAGCATGCTGTAACTTTTTCTGCTGGATTAGCAATAAGTGGATATAGACCTGTTCTTTCTATTTATTCTACTTTTTTGCAACGAGCTTATGATCAAGTTATACATGATGTGGCACTTCAAAAACTTCCAGTTTTATTTGCAATTGATAGAGCAGGAATAATTGGTCAAGATGGTGAAACTCATCAAGGATTATTTGATTTAACTTATCTAAGGTGTATTCCCAATATTATAATAATGACTCCTAGTAATGAAAATGAATGTTTGCAAATGCTTTATACTGGATATCATTATAGAAAAGGTCCAAGTGCTGTGAGATATCCGAGGGGAATTGGGATTGGAACTACATTACAATCAATGAGATCCATTCCAATTGGAAAAGGTATTTTAACAAGATTAGGAAAAAATACTGCTATTTTGAATTTTGGTCCATTGTATATTTTTGCAGAACAAGTTGCAATAAAGTTAGATTTTACTTTAGTAGATATGCGTTTTGTAAAACCATTAGATGTCAATCTAATTTTAAATTTGACTAAATGTCATAATTTTTTTGTTACTCTTGAAGAAGGTATGATTTCAGGAGGTGCTGGTAGCAGTATTAATGAATTTTTAATGAATGAAAAAATTAGTATTCCTGTTCTAAATATTGGAATTCCAGATACATTTATTCCTCAAGGAACACAGACCGAAATTCGTAGCGAATGCAAATTAGATGCAAATGGAATTTTAGAAAAAATTTTGCTGTGGTTGAACAAATAA
- the nusB gene encoding transcription antitermination factor NusB — protein MKPKSRRKAREYAVQALYSWQLSNNNIYEIENQFYERNDMKDIDLTYFHELIIEITNNKQHLDSLMIPYLSRTINELGQIEKAILRISFYELEKRNDIPYKVTINEGIELAKLFGAKESYKFINGVLDKAVENMKSRIS, from the coding sequence ATGAAACCTAAATCGAGAAGAAAAGCGAGAGAATATGCAGTACAAGCATTATATTCGTGGCAATTATCTAATAATAATATTTACGAAATAGAAAACCAATTTTATGAAAGAAATGACATGAAAGATATTGATCTTACTTATTTTCATGAACTAATAATAGAAATAACAAATAACAAACAACACTTAGATTCATTAATGATACCCTATTTATCTAGAACTATTAACGAATTAGGTCAAATTGAAAAGGCTATTCTTAGAATTTCTTTTTATGAATTAGAAAAAAGAAATGATATTCCTTATAAAGTAACAATAAACGAAGGAATTGAATTAGCAAAATTATTTGGAGCTAAAGAAAGTTATAAATTTATAAACGGGGTTTTGGACAAAGCTGTAGAAAATATGAAAAGTAGAATAAGCTAA